In Zingiber officinale cultivar Zhangliang chromosome 3B, Zo_v1.1, whole genome shotgun sequence, a single window of DNA contains:
- the LOC122055107 gene encoding G-type lectin S-receptor-like serine/threonine-protein kinase At4g27290: MKLGWNLTSRLDRKLTSSGTKAQWRSGPWNGLYFSGVPRSLTESFVGYYMLVSSEEVAHSYFLHNPSVIMMQVLTPSGLMSGELWSESAQSWIVQSCMPMDRCDRVSPCGPNADTSDGCVRTTALDCSNDTDGFFRKNSVKLPDTSSSSSSVNRSMSLEECQTWCLKNCSCTGYTASNISSSGTGRGRGCIIWTSDLADIRYFDDTSYQDMYVRLAAADLAAATEPNAHNGRSRVTVIVLAVSFVSTFLLAGVVGSVWLSKKRKSDTDEASQATGEDFDLPLFDLSTIAEATANFSVGNKLGEGGFGPVYMKLWEKKKELYKEKNMEEEK; the protein is encoded by the exons ATGAAGCTTGGGTGGAACCTTACGAGCCGGCTTGATCGGAAGCTGACGTCGTCA GGGACTAAGGCGCAGTGGCGGTCGGGGCCGTGGAACGGCCTCTACTTCAGCGGCGTGCCTCGGAGTCTGACGGAGAGCTTCGTGGGTTACTATATGCTGGTAAGCTCCGAAGAAGTGGCGCACTCGTACTTCCTCCACAACCCGTCAGTGATCATGATGCAGGTTCTGACGCCGTCAGGGTTGATGAGCGGCGAGTTGTGGAGTGAGTCGGCCCAGTCATGGATCGTGCAGTCGTGCATGCCGATGGATCGCTGCGACAGAGTGTCCCCCTGCGGACCCAACGCC GACACCTCCGACGGTTGCGTGCGCACCACGGCGTTGGATTGCAGTAACGACACCGACGGGTTCTTCAGGAAGAACAGCGTGAAGTTGCCGGAcacgtcgtcgtcgtcgtcgtcggtgAACCGGAGCATGAGTCTGGAAGAGTGCCAAACCTGGTGCTTGAAGAATTGCTCCTGCACAGGCTACACCGCTTCCAACATTAGCAGCAGCGGCACCGGCCGTGGCCGTGGCTGCATCATTTGGACATCCGACCTGGCCGATATCAGATACTTCGACGACACCTCGTATCAAGACATGTACGTCAGGCTAGCGGCCGCCGACCTCGCTGCAG CCACGGAACCCAACGCTCACAACGGTCGAAGTCGAGTGACTGTGATCGTCCTCGCCGTCTCTTTCGTGTCAACTTTTCTCCTGGCAGGTGTTGTTGGTTCTGTATGGCTATCAAAGAAAAGAA AGAGCGACACCGATGAAGCATCACAAGCGACAGGTGAAGACTTCGATCTGCCATTATTTGACTTATCTACAATCGCAGAGGCCACTGCCAACTTTTCAGTTGGTAACAAGCTTGGAGAGGGTGGATTTGGTCCGGTTTACATG aaattatgggagaagaaaaaagaattatATAAGGAAAAAAATATGGAAGAGGAGAAATAA